ATTGCAGATTATACTATTGTTGCTATTTTTCGAAATTTTCGTAAAATATGGGCTATTATCAACCATTTTAACTAAAACTATGTTAAATACTTAACTATAATGATAAATTTTTAGCAAAAAATTTGACTACAAAAATTTACACTTACATAGTAAAATATACTCAGGAAGGTGAACATTTATGATCGTTTTAAGTTGTAAAAATTTAAAAAAAAGTTATGGAATAGATGAAATACTAAAAAATATAACATTTAATATAGACGAAGGAGAACGCGTAGGCCTTGTTGGTGCTAATGGTGCAGGTAAATCTACATTATTTAAGATATTAACTAAAACCCTAGATTATGATAGTGGTGATTTATTTTTAGATAAAAATAAAAAAGTAGGTTATCTTTCTCAGCATCTATCTTTAGATAGTGAAAATTCTATATATGATGAAGCTCTTTTAGTTTTTCAAGATTTAATTGATATGGAAAATAAGCTTGCTTTATTAGAACAAGAAATGAATAAACCTTATGATCCTTCAAATGCAGATTATCATAATAAAGTTATAAAAGACTACACAAACTTATCAGAACTTTATAATAATCGCGGTGGATATCTTTATAAAGCAGAAATAGGTAAAGTATTAAAGGGACTTGGCTTCACTGAAGAACACTATGATAAATCTATAAACATTTTAAGTGGCGGTCAAAAGACTAGAGTTGCCCTGTGTAAGCTTCTTTTATCTAACCCTGATATACTTCTACTAGACGAACCTACAAACCATCTTGATTTAGATGCAATTGAATGGCTTGAAGAATATCTTAAAGGTTACAAAGGAACTATAATTATAATTTCCCACGATAGATTTTTCTTAGACTGTATAACAACTAAAACCTTTGAACTTATAAATGGAAAGTTAGATGTTTATAACGGAAACTATACCGCATTTATTGATTTAAAGAAAAAAGCATATGAAGAAAAGCTAAAGGCATACAATCTTCAACAAGCAGAAATCAAACGCCAAGAAGAAATCATTGAAAGATATCGCTCTTTTAATAGAGAAAAAAGTATTAGAGCCGCTGAAAGTAGACAAAAGGCATTAGATAAGGTTGAGCGACTTGACTCTCCTACTAATGATAAGAAAATGCACAAATTTAAATTTGAAGCTAAGATAAAGAGCGGTAATGACGTATTGTACGCCGAAAATTTATCTAAACGCTATGAAGATAAGTTACTATTTGAAAACTTAAATTTAGATATAAAACGTGGAGAACACGTTGCTTTAATTGGAGAAAATGGACGTGGAAAGACTACTCTATTTAAAATCCTTATGGATAAAATCAAGCAAGATGAAGGAACTTTTTCTCTAGGGAAAAATGTATTTATAGGTTACTATGATCAAGAACAATCTAATTTAGACCCAAATAAAACTATTATAGATGAAGTTTGGGATGATTTTCCTAAGATGACCACAACTGAAATTAGAAATGTTCTAGCTGCATTTTTATTTACTGGTGATGATGTATTTAAAAAAGTCGAAAAATTAAGTGGTGGAGAAAAGTGTCGAATAAATCTACTTAAAATAATACTTTCAAAATCTAACTTCTTATTATTGGACGAACCTACTAACCACCTTGATATTATGTCACGTGAAGCCCTAGAAGATGCAATAATGGATTATGATGGTACTGTCCTTGTTATATCCCATGATAGATACTTCTTAAATAAAGTAGTAGAAAAAATTCATGAACTAAACATAGATGGTATTAAAACTTACCTTGGTAACTATAGCTATTATGTTGAAAAGAAAAAAAATCCTTTTAGATTTCAACAATTAGAAGAAGCTCAAGGAAAAACTAAAACACAAATTCAAACTGAAAAGAAAAAGAAACGTGAAGAAGCTAAAATTGAAAAACAGAAAAAACTAAAAGTTAAAAATCTAGAACAAAGTATTGCAGACTTAGAAAAAAACATAGAAGATTTACAGCAAAAACTATGTCTTGAAGAAATCTATTCCGATCCTGTTAAAAGTGAAGAAGTTAATAAAGAACTTTTAGATAAAGAAACTGAACTTGAACAATTATATGAGCAATGGGAAGAAATGCTCTAAACTTAAAAACCCCTATAACATCATGTTATAGGGGTTTTCTACTAAAATTAATATACTGTTTCTATTTTTTCTTAATATCAATTTTATCTAAAAATAAAATTCCAGTGGGATGATACTTAAAGTTTACTATGGAGTTATCATAAGCTGCCATAAACTTTGAATTACATATAGGAAATATTATATTTTTGTTTAAGTTATCTCTTTCTATTTTAAAAATATCCTCTCCAACTTCTCCACAAAACATAATATCCCAATTACCGCTTTTAATTTTATCATCATATTTATCTAAACTTGTCACTTCTATAGTGGACTTAATTCCTATGTTTAATAAATCCTTCTGAATATACTCAGCTAATTTTTCTCCTACATTATTGTAAGATGTAGGATTTGAATAAATTATAATTTTTATAATATTATTTTGTTCTCTCACCTTTTCTAATTCATCTATATTTCCATGTGTATTATAATTAATGCCATCTTCTATTTTAGCAGCATATCCTTGATATAATTTCTTTATAATTTCATCCCTATTAATACTCTCACATATAGCTTTTCTCACTTTGGCATCATTAAATGGACTTTTCAGATGATTAAATTTCATATAATTTATATTTTCACCCTTTTGCTCTAATATCTTACCTCCATTTTTCTGTATATCAATAACACTTCGACAATCTAAGTTATCCACAATATTTACATTATTACCTATAAACTTATCCACCTTTTGTGAACTTTTGTTTATAAACTTTATAATTATTTTATCAACTTTGCATTTTTCTCCCCAATACTTATTATTTCTTCTGATAACCATTGATTCTCCCTTGTTCCACTTTACAAATTCAAAGGGTCCTGTACCAGCTGGGTGATTGAAATGCTTGTCTTTACACTTTTTTATTGAATTAGGACTTACCATGGTTGCTGCACATGGATTTGCTAAATCCCTTAAAAACTCTGGGTTTTCCTTGGCTAAAATAAATTTAACAGTATAATCATCAATGATTTTAAATTCAACTACATCCTTAAATACTTTATTAAAACAAGCATTTTGATCACCTTTTTGTAGTTGTCTTTGTATATTTTTTCTAACTACATAACAATTAAACTCTGACCCGTCATGAAATTCTACCCCTTTTCTTAGATGAAAAGTGTACTCTCTTTTGCTTTCATCAATATCCCAACTAGTAGCAAGACCTGGCTTTATATCCTTAGAATTATCTTTATATCTTACAAGTCCTTCATATAAATTTGCTATGATTTTAATTGATTCACTATCATTTGCATAAGCTGGATCTAAAGTTAAAGGCTCAAAACTTTCCGCTATTACAACCATCTTTTTAGATTCCTTAAGAAAATCAAAATTATCTTTATATAAAAATAAGGTTAATATCAATGACATAATAATGATAAGAATTACAATAAACCTTTTTTTCACAGTTTATCAATCTCCTTTTTATACTAAAACTCATTATTATGTTTATGATATTAACCTTACAAAATAAAACCTTTAAATAATTTAATTATCTTTCTCCAAGTTTTAAATTTGGTATAGCATTTAATTCAAGCGGTGCTACTCTTCCCTTTAAATATTCAAAATACGCAGCGCTTCCTATCATAGCAGCATTATCAGTACATAAAATCGGTGCTGGGAATAGTACATCTATTTTATTTTTCTTTCCTGCATTTATCATAGCTTCTCTAAGATGTGTGTTTGAGGCAACACCTCCAGCTATAGCAATTTTATCTACATTTCTTAACTTACAAGCTTTAATTACATTATCAACTAAAACATCTACAACTGACTTTTGGAAAGACGCAGCAACATCTGCTCTATTTATTTCTTCATTTTTCATATTCATTTTGTTTATATAATTTAGAACTGCTGATTTTACACCACTAAATGAAAAATCTAAGCAATCTTTATCGTGGAAATTAGCTTTTGGAAATACTATTGCATTTTCATTTCCCTCATTTGATATCTTATCTATTTTAGGACCACCTGGATATCCAAGTCCAATTGCTCTTGCAACTTTATCAAAAGCTTCTCCAGCAGCATCATCTCTAGTTTCTCCTAGAATATCAAATTCTCCGTAATCTTTCATGTGAACTATAAAAGTATGTCCACCAGATACTACAAGGCACACAAATGGAGGTTTTAAATCTTTATATTGAATAAAGTTTGCACTTATATGTCCTTCAATATGATTTACCCCAATTAATGGTTTTTTAAGTGCATAAGCAAGACTTTTTGCATATTGTACTCCTACAAGTAATGCTCCAACAAGCCCTGGACCATATGTAACTCCAATAGCATCTATATCATCAAAAGTAACATTAGCTTCTTCTAAAGCTTCTTTAACCACAATTCCAATGGCTTCTATGTGTTTTCTTGATGCAACTTCAGGTACTACCCCACCAAATTTAGTATGTATATCTATTTGTGATGCTATAACATTTGATAAAACATCTCTTCCATTAACAACTACCGCTGCTGCTGTCTCATCACAACTGCTCTCTATTGCAAGAATTTTTATATCTTTACTCATGTTCTTCCCTCTTTCTTATTATTTATTCTTTCGAACATACGTGCTATAATAACTATGTAATATTGATTTTATTAGTTAAGGAGTTAAAATTATGTGTAAATCTTATGCCAAAATTATAGTTCATGGATCACCAATTACAAAATCAAATTTTAAATTATCTAATGTAAAGGGTAGAGCAATTCTTCCATTTAATTCTGGCAAATATCACGATAGATATGGTGTATATGAAGAATTAATATCTTATGAAGCTAAAATTCAAAATCCCAATGTATTTCTTACAGAATCTCTTATTGCTATTTTAAAAGTTTATTATAAAAGTAAAAAAAGACATCCTGATACAACAAATATACCTAAAAGTATATTTGACGGTGTAGAAAAAAGTGGCATTATCATTAACGATGCTCAAATAAGACAACTTATTATTGAAGAACACTATGATAATGAAAATCCTAGATTTGAGTTAGAATTATTTGGAGAAAGTACATATAACGTTCATTATGAAGTATCTAAAAATGAAACTATAAATGAACCTATAAACTATAATCCACCACCAAATAAAAAATCTTCTAACAAAAAATCATTAGCCTCTAAAGAAGATAAAATCATACCTAGTAACTTATCCTCAAATTCTTCAATTATGTTATGTGATATTTGTGGAAAACCATTAAAAAATAAAGAAGATTCAATATCAGCAAATAAAGGCAAAACTCTGATATGCAAATCTTGCTTT
This Clostridium novyi NT DNA region includes the following protein-coding sequences:
- a CDS encoding ABC transporter substrate-binding protein yields the protein MSLILTLFLYKDNFDFLKESKKMVVIAESFEPLTLDPAYANDSESIKIIANLYEGLVRYKDNSKDIKPGLATSWDIDESKREYTFHLRKGVEFHDGSEFNCYVVRKNIQRQLQKGDQNACFNKVFKDVVEFKIIDDYTVKFILAKENPEFLRDLANPCAATMVSPNSIKKCKDKHFNHPAGTGPFEFVKWNKGESMVIRRNNKYWGEKCKVDKIIIKFINKSSQKVDKFIGNNVNIVDNLDCRSVIDIQKNGGKILEQKGENINYMKFNHLKSPFNDAKVRKAICESINRDEIIKKLYQGYAAKIEDGINYNTHGNIDELEKVREQNNIIKIIIYSNPTSYNNVGEKLAEYIQKDLLNIGIKSTIEVTSLDKYDDKIKSGNWDIMFCGEVGEDIFKIERDNLNKNIIFPICNSKFMAAYDNSIVNFKYHPTGILFLDKIDIKKK
- the abc-f gene encoding ribosomal protection-like ABC-F family protein, coding for MIVLSCKNLKKSYGIDEILKNITFNIDEGERVGLVGANGAGKSTLFKILTKTLDYDSGDLFLDKNKKVGYLSQHLSLDSENSIYDEALLVFQDLIDMENKLALLEQEMNKPYDPSNADYHNKVIKDYTNLSELYNNRGGYLYKAEIGKVLKGLGFTEEHYDKSINILSGGQKTRVALCKLLLSNPDILLLDEPTNHLDLDAIEWLEEYLKGYKGTIIIISHDRFFLDCITTKTFELINGKLDVYNGNYTAFIDLKKKAYEEKLKAYNLQQAEIKRQEEIIERYRSFNREKSIRAAESRQKALDKVERLDSPTNDKKMHKFKFEAKIKSGNDVLYAENLSKRYEDKLLFENLNLDIKRGEHVALIGENGRGKTTLFKILMDKIKQDEGTFSLGKNVFIGYYDQEQSNLDPNKTIIDEVWDDFPKMTTTEIRNVLAAFLFTGDDVFKKVEKLSGGEKCRINLLKIILSKSNFLLLDEPTNHLDIMSREALEDAIMDYDGTVLVISHDRYFLNKVVEKIHELNIDGIKTYLGNYSYYVEKKKNPFRFQQLEEAQGKTKTQIQTEKKKKREEAKIEKQKKLKVKNLEQSIADLEKNIEDLQQKLCLEEIYSDPVKSEEVNKELLDKETELEQLYEQWEEML
- a CDS encoding RusA family crossover junction endodeoxyribonuclease produces the protein MCKSYAKIIVHGSPITKSNFKLSNVKGRAILPFNSGKYHDRYGVYEELISYEAKIQNPNVFLTESLIAILKVYYKSKKRHPDTTNIPKSIFDGVEKSGIIINDAQIRQLIIEEHYDNENPRFELELFGESTYNVHYEVSKNETINEPINYNPPPNKKSSNKKSLASKEDKIIPSNLSSNSSIMLCDICGKPLKNKEDSISANKGKTLICKSCFGKLF
- the tsaD gene encoding tRNA (adenosine(37)-N6)-threonylcarbamoyltransferase complex transferase subunit TsaD yields the protein MSKDIKILAIESSCDETAAAVVVNGRDVLSNVIASQIDIHTKFGGVVPEVASRKHIEAIGIVVKEALEEANVTFDDIDAIGVTYGPGLVGALLVGVQYAKSLAYALKKPLIGVNHIEGHISANFIQYKDLKPPFVCLVVSGGHTFIVHMKDYGEFDILGETRDDAAGEAFDKVARAIGLGYPGGPKIDKISNEGNENAIVFPKANFHDKDCLDFSFSGVKSAVLNYINKMNMKNEEINRADVAASFQKSVVDVLVDNVIKACKLRNVDKIAIAGGVASNTHLREAMINAGKKNKIDVLFPAPILCTDNAAMIGSAAYFEYLKGRVAPLELNAIPNLKLGER